The Stenotrophomonas sp. BIO128-Bstrain region ACCCGGCGCCGCAACACCAGCAGCGCGCCGGCCAGCGCCGCCACGCCGGCCAGCAGGTAGTAGGCGCTGCCGCCCAGCGCCAGCAGTTGCACGCCCAGCGCCGCCATGGCCAGCGCCAGCAGCAGCAACAGCCAGGCCAGCACGATCTGCAGCCACCAGGCAGGGCCGCTGAACAGGGTGGCAGGGGCGGCGGCGGTGGGGTGGTGTGGTGGAGTCATGGGCGGTCGGCAAGGGTGGGGCCAGCGGGAAGGAGCATGCGACCAATGCTACGCGCCATACTGACAGGGGGGTATAGGAAGTTCAACCGCCCTTTTTTGCGAGTCTGGCGGGTAGGAAGCGGCCGCGCAAGCGCCGCTTTGGGCACAGATCGGGCACAGATCGGGGGTTCATGCGTGGGTTTTCGACATCGCGGGGCCACGCAGCGGCTCAGTGCGTAGCCATTTCTCACCGAATCCCGGCACAGGGCCGAGCGCAGCCCTGCGGGGTCGTGGCCGCATCGGATCGGATTCTGCTTTCGCTTCCGGTTGAGTGGCCGGCACCTCGTCACGCGGCCGGCGGCGGGGCGCGCGCTGCGGGCCGGTAGTGCGCTTGCTCCAGCGCGCCGTGCTTCTCGAAGTGGGCGAGGATGGCGCGGATGGCGGTGGGTTCCTCGATGCTGGCGACGATCCGTACCGCGCCGCCGCAGTGGGCGCAGGTGGTGATGTCGATGGAAAAGACCCGCTTGAGCCGTTGCGCCCAGCTCATCGCACGGCGCTTCTGCTCGGGGCTGCGCGGCTCGTCGTGGGCGCTGACGTCCACCGGCACTGCATCGCTCGCAGGCCGCTTGCCGCGCCCCGATGGCGTCACCTGCGCGCGCAGGTTTGCATTCGGGGCGAATACGCCGTGGAAGCGGGTGAGATGCGCGCGTGGCGGCGGGACCAGTGCCGCCAGCTTGGCGATGAAGTCCACCGCATCCCATTCGACATGCGTGGTGCCATTGCGCCACGGCGTCTTGAGCTGGTAACGCACCCTGCCCTGTGGCGAGATCGATAGCCGCTGCTCGCTGATCGCCGGGCGCGTGATGTAGCGGCACAGCTTTTCGAGCTTGTGGCTTTCGTGTGCTTCCGCGGCCACGCCGGCATGCAGCGAGAAGCCGCCGACCTTGCCGGCGTCGCCGTCCAGAGAACCCGCATCACCGGGTAGCGTTTTCAGGGTGACGACCTTGCGGCCAGCGTCGCGACCGGTGGCGATGCGGTAGGTCATCGAACTCATCCGCAGCGCGTCCATGCCGTCGTCGCCCGCCGCGCTGTCGGACAGAAACACGGATTCGTCTTCGCCTTCGAGCCAGCCGCGGCGCGACAGGTGCCGGCAGACGCGATGCGCGATGGTGTTGGCGACCTGCGTCAGTTGCGCCGATGTGGGCGCACGGGTGCGGTGCAGGCGCGGCTTGCGCTGCGGACGCTCGGTGGTGTCCTCGTACACGCCGTCGAGCCACAGCATGTGGAAGTGGATGTTGAGATTCAGCGCGCTGCCGAAGCGCTGGATCAGGGTCACCACGCCGCATTGCGCCGTATCCCGCGGCACGCCGGCCTGATCGGCAAGCCAACCGGCGATCACACGATGCACGATGCCCAGCACCGGGCTGATGGCCTCCGGCTTGCTGGCGAACAGGAAGCGCAACGGGTAGGGGAAACTCAGCACCCATTGCCGCACCGGCCGCGGGCCGAACACCTCGTCCACCAGATGCCGCGCCGACTCGGCCATGCGCCGTGCGCCGCAGCTCGGGCACAGCCCGCGCTTCTTGCAGGAATACGCCACCAGCCTCTCGGCACGACAGTGCTCGCAGACCACCCGCAGGAAGCCGTGCTCGAGCACGCCGCAACGCAGGTAGGCATCGAACGCCTCGCGGACATATCCGGGCAGCGAGCGGCCCTCCGCTTCGATCCGTACAATGAAGTCCGGGTAGTGCGCCTCTACCAACGCGTACAGCAGCGTGCGCTCGGGCGCGTGGCGCGCGTACCGCGAACCGGTGTGGGCGGACGGCAGTGGCGCGCATCCCGCGGCTTGCCGCCGGGATGTGGCGAGGCGCGGCACGCAGCGCTCCGGTGCGGGGACGGCTGCTCAGTGTTGCGCCTGTGTTCGCACGTTCGTATCGGTGCGTTCTGATCTTCGCGTCAGACATTGCCGCGGGACGGTGCAAATAATCCCTGGGTGTTTGCCCCCTTAAAAAATCCGGAAATTTTCATGCTGCGCCGACTCTATGACTGGACGATCTCGCTTGCTGCCCGAAAGTCCGCCGAATACTGGCTCGCCTTCATCGCCTTTATAGAAAGCTCGGTATTTCTGGTGCCCGCCGATGTGCTCTTTCTTCCGATGGCGCTTGCGCGCCCGGAACGGGCCTATCGTTACGCGCTCGTCGCAACCATCTTTTCCGTTCTTGGCGGCATAGCAGGCTGGTATTTGGGCTATCATGCCTATGAGCAGGTCGCAAAGCCTGTGCTTGAAATGTATGGCAAGCTCGACACCTTCGAGCAAATGCGCGGAACGACCAGCGCCGACATGATTCTGCTGATGCTCATCACATCAGGCCTCGCGCATCTGCCGCCGATCAAGGTTGTCACCATCCTCTCCGGCGCGGCAGGCATCAATATCTGGCTGTTCATTGCATCCGCGATCATTGCGCGCGGCGCACGATTCTTCTTCCTCGCATGGCTGTTGAAGCGTTATGGTGAACCGATCCGCGAATTTATCGAAAAGCGTCTCGGCCTGCTGGCTGGTCTCGTTGCTGTTTTGCTGATCGTGCTCTTCGTCGGGATTAAATATCTGAACGCCTGATTTTGCCTCAAGCCGGTCAAATTTAATTGCTTGGAGGCGAAGCAGTATTTTAGGCTAAAGAAATAAGGCCAGCATGGCGCAGGAAATTTCATATGACATTTGCACTTAACAAGCCGGTTGGCAAAATTCAGTCTTGGACCGCAGGCATCATGGCAGTCGGAATGGCTGCAACAGTCGGAACGGCTTTGGGCTTCGAGCATCTGGCTGGTTTCATGCCCTGCAAACTCTGCCTTGAAGAACGCACGCCTTATTATATCGGCGTTCCGGTTCTGGCCGCAGCCTGGGTTTCTTATAGATTGAAATGGCCTCCGGTTCTCACGCGCGGTCTGATCCTGATTGGTGCACTGCTGATGACCTTTGGCCTTGCGCTTGCCATCTATCACACCGGTGTCGAACTCAAATACTGGCCGGGTCCGGCTGATTGCAGCGCAGCCACCATGAAGCTCACGCTGGATGCCGGCAATCTGCTCGGCGATCTCAACGCGACCCGCCCGCCTGCATGTGACAGCGCACCGGGCTTCTTTCTCGGCCTGTCATTTGCAGGATGGAACGTGGTCGCAAGCCTGTTTTTTGCAGCGATTGGCTACTACGGCGCTTTTGCAAAAGGTGGAAAGTAAGAGGGAATTCTGAGGAAGTTGTTCTTTCTGGGATCCGAATCAAAAAGCGGCAGGCCATGGCGAAAATGGTGGTTCTCGAATGCCGAAGCGAAATATAATTTTGGGTGCATGAGCATCAGAACGTAGACAAATTGCCATTTGCAGACCGGCATGGCGACTTTTGGAGCAGACACTAAGGCTCCAGTTCGACATCCCAATACAGAAAATCGAGCCAGCTTTCATGAAGATGGTTGGGTGGGAAAAGACGGCCATTTTTGTGCAGATCCTGCACGCTCGGCATGACCGGCTTCTGACGCGGCCACATATGTGCTTGAGCTGGCATCAACCCGCCTTTGCGCAGATTGCAAGGGGAGCACGCGGCGACCACATTTTCCCACGTCGTCTCGCCGCCATGGCAACGCGGGGTAACGTGATCAAAGGTCAGATCATGCGGAGAGCCGCAATACTGACATTCAAAACGATCACGCAGAAACAGATTGAAGCGCGTAAACGCCGGATGACGCGGCGGCTTTACATATTCTTTCAGGCAAATCACGCTCGGCAAACGCATGGAAAACGATGGCGAAGATACGACCTGATCATATTCCGCCACGATATGCACACGTTCAAGAAAGACTGCCTTGATCGCATCCTGCCAGGACCAGAGCGACAAAGGGTAATAGCTGAGCGGCCGATAGTCCGCATTGAGAACCAGAGCAGGCAAACCACTGCTCGAAACGGTTCGGGGAGAGACGGCTACATTCAAGGGCACACCTCCTTCAGAGCAACTCCGAAAGGAAAAGTGCGAATGGCTTTCCATGCGGAACTGCGCTCTTCACCGAAGCGCCCCGCACCCGTTATGGGCGCAACCTACAACGCTCCAGCTTTGTGAAAGCGGCAGCGCGATAGGCAGGAGATCAAGTTTCTGCGGGGTATAGGAAGTTCAACCGCCCTTTTTTGCGAGTCTGGCGGGTAGGAAGCGGCCGCGCAAGCGCCGCTTTGGGCACAGATCGGGCACAGATCGGGGGTTCATGCGTGGGTTTTCGACATCGCGGGGCCACGCAGCGGCTCAGTGCGTAGCCATTTCTCACCGAATCCCGGCACAGGGCCGAGCGCAGCCCTGCGGGGTCGTGGCCGCATCGGATCGGACTCTGGCTTGGCTGCCGGCTGTGTGGCCGGCACCTCGTCACGCGGCCGGCGGCGGCGCGCGCGCTGCGGGCCGGTAGTGCGCTTGCTCCAGCGCGCCGTGCTTCTCGAAGTGGGCGAGGATGGCGCGGATGGCGGTGGGTTCCTCGATGCTGGCGACGATCCGTACCGCGCCGCCGCAGTGGGCGCAGGTGGTGATGTCGATGGAAAAGACCCGCTTGAGCCGTTGCGCCCAGCTCATCGCACGGCGCTTCTGCTCGGGGCTGCGCGGCTCGTCGTGGGCGCTTGCGTCAACCGGCGCCGCATCGCCCGCAGGCCGCTTGCCGCGCCCCGATGGCGTCACCTGCGCGCGCAGGTTTGCATTCGGGGCGAATACGCCGTGGAAGCGGGTGAGATGCGCGCGAGTTGGCGGGACCAGTGCCGCCAGCTTGGCGATGAAGTCCACCGCATCCCATTCGACATGCGTGGTCCCATTTCGCCACGGCGTCGTGAGCTGATACCGCACCCTACCCTGCGGTGAGATCGACAGCCGCTGCTCGCTGATCGCCGGGCGCGTGATGTAGCGGCACAGCTTTTCGAGCTTGTGGCTTTCGTGTGCTTCCGCGGCCACGCCGGCATGCAGCGAGAAGCCGCCGACCTTGCCGGCATCGCCCTCCAGCGAGCCTGCGTCACCGGGCAATGTTTGCAGCGTGACGACCTTGCGGCCAGCGTCGCGACCGGTGGCGATGCGGTAGGTCATCGAACTCATCCGCAGCCCATCCATGCCGTCGTCGCTACCCGCGCTGTCGGACAGGAACACGGATTCGTCTTCGCCTTCGAGCCAGCCGCGGCGCGACAGGTGCCGGCACACGCGATGCGCGATGGTGTTGGCGAGCTGCGTCAGTTGCGCAGAGGTGGGGGCGCGGCGCAGGCGCGGCTTGCGCCGCGGGGGCTCGACGTTCGCGTCGTACACGCCGTCGAGCCACAGCATGTGGAAGTGGATGTTGAGATTCAGCGCGCTGCCGAAGCGCTGGATCAGGGTCACCACGCCGCATTGCGCCGTATCCCGCGGCACGCCGGCCTGATCGGCAAGCCAACCGGCGATCACACGATGCACGATGCCCAGCACCGGGCTGATGGCCTCCGGCTTGCTGGCGAACAGGAAGCGCAACGGGTAGGGGAAACTCAGCACCCATTGCCGCACCGGCCGCGGGCCGAACACCTCGTCCACCAGATGCCGCGCCGACTCGGCCATGCGCCGTGCGCCGCAGCTCGGGCACAGCCCGCGCTTCTTGCAGGAATACGCCACCAGCCTCTCGGCACGACAGTGCTCGCAGACCACGCGCAGAAAGCCGTGCTCGAGCACGCCGCAGCGCAGGTAGGTCTCGAACTCCTCGCGGACATATCCGGGCAGCGAGCGGCCCTCCGCTTCGATCCGTACAATGAAGTCCGGGTAGTGCGCCTCTACCAACGCGTACAGCAGCGTGCGCTCGGGCGCGTGGCGCGCGTACCGCGAACCGGTGTGGGCGGACGGCAGTGGCGCGCATCCCGCGGCTTGCCGCCGGGATGTGGCGAGGCGCGGCACGCAGCGCTCCGGTGCGGGGACGGCTGCTCAGTGTTGCGCCTGTGTTCGCACGTTCGTATCGGTGCGTTCTGATCTTCGCGTCAGACATTGCCGCGGCGACTCCCGCCTCGACCGCCTCGACACCCAGGTGCAGGGCGCGGCCCAGAGCGCCGAATCCGCCAATCAGGGCGCCCAGCGCGCCAACCAGCGCCTCGACCAGATCGAAGGCCGCGTGCAGCAGCTGGAATCGTCGCCGCGCCGCGTGCCGCGCGGGTGAGCACGCACTCCGCTTGACCGACCGGCGCGGGGATCCGTCGCCTGCGCGGCGCGGATCCCCGCGTTGGATGGTGTTCCGCCCCCGAGGAGCTTCCCATCCGTACTTTCCCCCACTCCCTCTCCCACCCGGGCCGGCGCGCGGTTGCGCTGGCGCTGGCGCTGGCCAGCGTGGGCGCCACCGCCAGCGCGCGCGACGACGGCACCCCGCCGGTGACGTCACTGGACGAACTGCCCCGCGGCCAGGACGTCTCCGACACGGTGATCGAACTGGCCGGCTGGGTCGTCGCCTCCGGCGACAGCCAGGGCTATCCCTTCGCGATCATGGACAAGGCCGCCGCCCAGATCCTCGTGTTCGGCGGCGATGGCCGCCTGCGCGGCGCCGCGCCCGGCCTGTTCGGCTCCGCCGTGGGCGACCACACCGCCCCCGGCATCGCGGGCCTCGCCCTGCGCGAGATCCCCGGCCGCGACCGCACCACCCCGGCCGGCCGCTTCGTCGGCGGCTACGGTCCGTCCATCGATGCCGGCCGCGTGCTGTGGGTCGACTACGACTCCGCGGTCTCGATCCACCCGACCGCGACCGGCGTGCCGGAGGAAAAGCGCCCCGAGCGTCTGGCCTCGCCAACGCCGGATGACAACCGGGTCACCCACGGCTGCATCAACGTGTCTCCGGCGTTCTACGAGCAGGTCGTCAGCCCCACCTTCGCGCGCGGCGGCGTGTTCTACGTGCTGCCGGACGAGGGCTCGCTGGAGGAGGCGTTTCCGGAGTTCGCGGGCGCCGGCACCCGGAAGACCGCCGGCGACTGAGCACCGGTGCGTGGCCGCGCGGCGGATGACGCGGCGTCTCCGGTGCGTCGTCCGCAGCATGAAAAAGGCGACCCGGTCGCCCGGGTCGCCTTTTCGTTACCGCACCCGCCGAAGTCACTTCAGGCCGCGGTTGCGCAGCAGGGCATCGGCGCTCGGCATGCGGACGCGGAAGGCCTTGCAGCTTTCGGCCGGATCGATATTGTCGGCCAGCACATCCAGCGCGCAGACGATCTCCGATACCTGCGCAGAAGCCGCCCCGGCCCCGTGTTCCGTGACCGGCCCGTCAGGCGCCGTCCCGCGCCGGGGCGTAGCGCCATACCGCCAGCGCGCCATACAGCAGTGTCAAAAAAGCGAGGTTGCACAACTCGGGAAGCGCCTCGGCGAAGCTTGCGCCCATCTGGTTGAACTTCACCATCAGGTTGATGCCGGGCGTGGAGGGAACCAGCTTCGCCAGCCACGCCAGGGGCTGTGGCATCGCCACGGCCGGCCATGAGAGCCCGGACAGGAAGAAGAGTGGCAGCGCGGTGACGAGCATCAGCTGGAAGGGCCGTTCGCGGGTGCGGAAGAAACTGCCCGCGAACAGCCCGAACGCCACCACCGCGGCCACGTACAGCGCTCCGCCCACCAGCGTACCGGGCGGATTGCCGCCACGCGGATAGTCCTGGAGCCACATCACCAGACCGTTGTAGTACAGCATGCTGCACACGCCGATCAGCGCGAACGCGGCGGCGATGCCGAGCAGGCCGCGGCGCGAGAACGCCAGCCGACCCAGGCGTTCGCGACGCGTGCCGGCCATGACCAGCATGCCGATCAACAGTGTCTGCTGCACGATCAGCTGTGCCACGCCCGGCACCACGGCGCTGCCGTAACCCTCGCGGGTGTTGAACAGCGGCCGCGCCACCACCTGCAGCGGCGCTGCGCCGGGCGCACCTGCGAAACCTGCCTGCACCACGGCGGCCTCGCGCGCGAACGCGGCGGCGGCCTCGCCCAGGCCCTCGAGCACCACGCCGCCGCGACCGAGGAACGCACCACTGCCGTACAGCGCCAGTTGCCCCTGCCCGCCGCGCAGGATCCCGCGTTCGAACCCCGCGGGCACCACCAGCAGGCCCTGCGCTTCACCACGGGCGATCCTTGGCCGGGCCTCCTCCACCGAGGTCGCATCGCCGACGATCCTCACCGCGCGCACCGCGCCCGCCTTGCGCACCAGGGCGCGGCTCATGGCGCTATGGTCGAGGTCGACCACCAGCACCGGATACTGCGAAGCCACCTGGTGCCGGTAGGCGACCGGGTAGAAGAACGAGTACAGCACCACGGCGCCGATCAGCGTCACCACCGCGTAGCGGTCCGAGAACACGGCGCGCAGAGTCTCCAGGAAGGCGGCCCTGACCTGGTTCATCGCTGCCCCCAGGAGGCCGGATCGCGCGCTCCGCGCGCATACAGGCGCAGCCCCGCGCCGCCGGCCACCAGCACGAACAGCAGCAAGGTCCCCAGCAACGACAGCGAGGCCGTCCATGCCGCACCCAGGTCGAGCTGCTGCGCCTGCAGCTTGAGG contains the following coding sequences:
- a CDS encoding transposase translates to MPRLATSRRQAAGCAPLPSAHTGSRYARHAPERTLLYALVEAHYPDFIVRIEAEGRSLPGYVREAFDAYLRCGVLEHGFLRVVCEHCRAERLVAYSCKKRGLCPSCGARRMAESARHLVDEVFGPRPVRQWVLSFPYPLRFLFASKPEAISPVLGIVHRVIAGWLADQAGVPRDTAQCGVVTLIQRFGSALNLNIHFHMLWLDGVYEDTTERPQRKPRLHRTRAPTSAQLTQVANTIAHRVCRHLSRRGWLEGEDESVFLSDSAAGDDGMDALRMSSMTYRIATGRDAGRKVVTLKTLPGDAGSLDGDAGKVGGFSLHAGVAAEAHESHKLEKLCRYITRPAISEQRLSISPQGRVRYQLKTPWRNGTTHVEWDAVDFIAKLAALVPPPRAHLTRFHGVFAPNANLRAQVTPSGRGKRPASDAVPVDVSAHDEPRSPEQKRRAMSWAQRLKRVFSIDITTCAHCGGAVRIVASIEEPTAIRAILAHFEKHGALEQAHYRPAARAPPPAA
- a CDS encoding YqaA family protein yields the protein MLRRLYDWTISLAARKSAEYWLAFIAFIESSVFLVPADVLFLPMALARPERAYRYALVATIFSVLGGIAGWYLGYHAYEQVAKPVLEMYGKLDTFEQMRGTTSADMILLMLITSGLAHLPPIKVVTILSGAAGINIWLFIASAIIARGARFFFLAWLLKRYGEPIREFIEKRLGLLAGLVAVLLIVLFVGIKYLNA
- a CDS encoding disulfide bond formation protein B; this translates as MTFALNKPVGKIQSWTAGIMAVGMAATVGTALGFEHLAGFMPCKLCLEERTPYYIGVPVLAAAWVSYRLKWPPVLTRGLILIGALLMTFGLALAIYHTGVELKYWPGPADCSAATMKLTLDAGNLLGDLNATRPPACDSAPGFFLGLSFAGWNVVASLFFAAIGYYGAFAKGGK
- a CDS encoding HNH endonuclease encodes the protein MNVAVSPRTVSSSGLPALVLNADYRPLSYYPLSLWSWQDAIKAVFLERVHIVAEYDQVVSSPSFSMRLPSVICLKEYVKPPRHPAFTRFNLFLRDRFECQYCGSPHDLTFDHVTPRCHGGETTWENVVAACSPCNLRKGGLMPAQAHMWPRQKPVMPSVQDLHKNGRLFPPNHLHESWLDFLYWDVELEP
- a CDS encoding transposase, which codes for MPSAHTGSRYARHAPERTLLYALVEAHYPDFIVRIEAEGRSLPGYVREEFETYLRCGVLEHGFLRVVCEHCRAERLVAYSCKKRGLCPSCGARRMAESARHLVDEVFGPRPVRQWVLSFPYPLRFLFASKPEAISPVLGIVHRVIAGWLADQAGVPRDTAQCGVVTLIQRFGSALNLNIHFHMLWLDGVYDANVEPPRRKPRLRRAPTSAQLTQLANTIAHRVCRHLSRRGWLEGEDESVFLSDSAGSDDGMDGLRMSSMTYRIATGRDAGRKVVTLQTLPGDAGSLEGDAGKVGGFSLHAGVAAEAHESHKLEKLCRYITRPAISEQRLSISPQGRVRYQLTTPWRNGTTHVEWDAVDFIAKLAALVPPTRAHLTRFHGVFAPNANLRAQVTPSGRGKRPAGDAAPVDASAHDEPRSPEQKRRAMSWAQRLKRVFSIDITTCAHCGGAVRIVASIEEPTAIRAILAHFEKHGALEQAHYRPAARAPPPAA
- a CDS encoding L,D-transpeptidase — translated: MALALASVGATASARDDGTPPVTSLDELPRGQDVSDTVIELAGWVVASGDSQGYPFAIMDKAAAQILVFGGDGRLRGAAPGLFGSAVGDHTAPGIAGLALREIPGRDRTTPAGRFVGGYGPSIDAGRVLWVDYDSAVSIHPTATGVPEEKRPERLASPTPDDNRVTHGCINVSPAFYEQVVSPTFARGGVFYVLPDEGSLEEAFPEFAGAGTRKTAGD
- a CDS encoding ABC transporter permease produces the protein MNQVRAAFLETLRAVFSDRYAVVTLIGAVVLYSFFYPVAYRHQVASQYPVLVVDLDHSAMSRALVRKAGAVRAVRIVGDATSVEEARPRIARGEAQGLLVVPAGFERGILRGGQGQLALYGSGAFLGRGGVVLEGLGEAAAAFAREAAVVQAGFAGAPGAAPLQVVARPLFNTREGYGSAVVPGVAQLIVQQTLLIGMLVMAGTRRERLGRLAFSRRGLLGIAAAFALIGVCSMLYYNGLVMWLQDYPRGGNPPGTLVGGALYVAAVVAFGLFAGSFFRTRERPFQLMLVTALPLFFLSGLSWPAVAMPQPLAWLAKLVPSTPGINLMVKFNQMGASFAEALPELCNLAFLTLLYGALAVWRYAPARDGA